In Lotus japonicus ecotype B-129 chromosome 5, LjGifu_v1.2, one genomic interval encodes:
- the LOC130717859 gene encoding protein NRT1/ PTR FAMILY 5.2-like, translated as MEDGRVDEEYTEDGTVNLKGKPVLRSKTGGWKACSFVVVYEVFERMAYYGISSNLILYLTKKLHQGTVASANNVTNWVGTIWITPILGAYVADAYLGRYWTFVIASTIYLSGMSLLTLAVSLPSLKPPQCLETDVTKCKPASTLQLAVFYGALYTLAVGTGGTKPNISTIGADQFDDFHPKEKSHKLSFFNWWMFSIFFGTLFANTVLVYIQDNVGWTLGYALPTLGLAVSILIFLAGTPFYRHKLRAGSTFTRMAMVIVAAFKKWKVDVPRDPKELYELDVDEYAKKGSYRIESTPTLRFLDKACVKTGSTSPWMLCSVTQVEETKQMLRMVPILVATFVPSTMIAQINTLFVKQGTTLDRHIGSFKIPPASLGAFVTVSLLVCVVLYDRFFVNIMKKFTKNPRGITLLQRMGIGMVIHIVVMITASVTESYRLRVAKDHGVVESGGQVPISIFILLPQFILMGTADAFLEVAKIEFFYDQAPETMKSIGTSYSTTTIALGNFISSFLLSTVSRVTREHGSRGWILNNLNESHLDYYYAFFAVLNFLNFIFFLVVSRFYVYKAEVSDSIEVLAKELKEKTVSNYVIPRD; from the exons ATGGAAGATGGCAGGGTGGATGAGGAGTACACAGAAGATGGAACTGTGAATCTAAAAGGAAAACCTGTTCTTAGATCCAAAACTGGTGGTTGGAAAGCTTGCTCCTTTGTTGttg TGTATGAGGTATTTGAAAGAATGGCATATTATGGAATATCATCAAATTTGATCCTTTATCTGACAAAGAAGCTTCACCAAGGCACTGTGGCTTCTGCAAACAATGTGACCAACTGGGTTGGGACAATTTGGATCACTCCCATATTAGGCGCCTACGTTGCCGACGCTTACCTTGGCCGCTATTGGACTTTTGTCATTGCCTCCACCATCTATCTCTCT GGCATGTCTCTGCTTACTCTAGCAGTGTCCCTTCCAAGCCTAAAACCACCTCAATGCTTAGAAACAGACGTCACAAAATGCAAACCAGCCTCAACACTTCAGCTAGCAGTGTTCTATGGCGCACTATACACACTAGCAGTTGGAACAGGTGGAACCAAGCCCAACATCTCCACCATTGGAGCAGACCAGTTTGATGACTTCCACCCTAAAGAGAAGTCACACAAGCTCTCCTTCTTCAATTGGTGGATGTTCAGCATCTTCTTTGGGACCCTCTTTGCAAACACTGTTTTGGTGTATATCCAAGATAATGTGGGTTGGACTCTTGGCTATGCTCTTCCAACTCTAGGCCTTGCTGTGTCAATCTTGATATTCTTGGCAGGGACACCTTTCTATAGGCACAAGTTGCGTGCTGGGAGCACCTTCACTAGAATGGCTATGGTCATAGTGGCTGCTTTCAAGAAATGGAAAGTGGATGTCCCTCGTGATCCTAAAGAACTGTATGAGCTTGATGTGGATGAGTATGcaaagaaagggagttacagaATTGAGTCCACTCCAACATTGAG GTTCCTTGACAAGGCATGTGTGAAAACAGGTTCTACTAGTCCTTGGATGTTATGCAGTGTTACACAAGTAGAGGAAACAAAGCAAATGCTGAGAATGGTCCCAATCTTGGTTGCTACATTTGTTCCTAGTACAATGATAGCTCAGATAAACACTCTCTTTGTAAAGCAAGGAACTACTCTTGACAGACACATAGGAAGCTTCAAAATCCCCCCAGCAAGTTTAGGTGCATTTGTTACTGTGTCCTTGCTTGTCTGTGTTGTGCTCTATGACCGTTTCTTTGTCAATATTATGAAAAAGTTCACCAAGAATCCTAGAGGGATTACCCTTCTTCAAAGAATGGGAATTGGCATGGTAATCCACATAGTGGTTATGATCACTGCATCTGTGACTGAAAGTTATCGACTTCGAGTCGCGAAAGATCATGGGGTAGTTGAGAGCGGAGGACAAGTTCCTATAAGCATTTTCATTTTGCTTCCTCAGTTCATACTTATGGGAACTGCTGATGCTTTCTTAGAGGTTGCGAAAATCGAGTTTTTCTATGATCAGGCACCAGAGACCATGAAGAGTATTGGGACTTCATATTCCACAACTACCATAGCCCTTGGCAATTTCATCAGTTCATTTCTTCTCTCAACAGTTTCGCGCGTCACTCGGGAACATGGCAGCAGAGGGTGGATTTTGAACAATCTGAATGAGTCTCACCTTGATTACTACTACGCGTTTTTTGCGGTGCTCAACTTCctgaacttcatcttcttcttggtTGTTTCGAGGTTCTATGTGTATAAGGCTGAAGTTTCTGATTCCATAGAAGTGCTTGCTAAAGAACTGAAGGAAAAGACAGTGTCAAACTATGTAATACCAAGGGATTAG